A DNA window from Variovorax sp. J2L1-78 contains the following coding sequences:
- the sdhA gene encoding succinate dehydrogenase flavoprotein subunit, with protein MTAYTKDQITKRKFDVVIVGAGGSGMRASLQLARAGLNVAVLSKVFPTRSHTVAAQGGVGASLGNMSEDNWHYHFYDTIKGSDWLGDQDAIEFMCREAPKVVYELEHFGMPFDRNPDGTIYQRPFGGHTANYGEKPVQRACAAADRTGHAMLHTLYQKNVEARTQFFVEWMALDLIRDAEGDVVGVTALEMETGDLHILQAKTVLLATGGAGRIFQASTNAFINTGDGLGMAARSGIPLQDMEFWQFHPTGVAGAGVLLTEGCRGEGAILLNSNGERFMERYAPTMKDLAPRDFVSRSMDQEIKEGRGCGPNKDYIHMKLDHLGADTIHKRLPSVYEIGINFANVDVTKEPIPVVPTIHYQMGGIPTNINGQVVLQDADNQSVAVNGLYAVGECSCVSVHGANRLGTNSLLDLLVFGRAAGNHIVQFNDKLKEHKPLPADAADRTLERLNQLEASTSGEYAQDVANEIRTVMQQHAAVFRKQASMNEGVGKIAQVRERVKAITLKDKSRVFNTARIEALEVDNLIEVAQATMISAAARTECRGAHTVEDYERPADDPVAPLGRDDKNWMKHTLWYSEGNRLAYKPVRLKPLTVDSVPPKVRTF; from the coding sequence ATGACTGCCTATACCAAAGACCAAATCACCAAACGCAAGTTCGACGTCGTCATCGTCGGCGCCGGCGGCTCGGGCATGCGTGCCTCGCTGCAACTGGCGCGCGCCGGCCTCAACGTGGCCGTGCTCTCCAAGGTGTTCCCGACCCGTTCGCACACCGTCGCTGCACAAGGCGGCGTGGGTGCATCGCTCGGCAACATGAGCGAGGACAACTGGCACTACCACTTCTACGACACGATCAAGGGCTCCGACTGGCTCGGCGACCAGGACGCGATCGAGTTCATGTGCCGCGAAGCCCCGAAGGTCGTGTACGAGCTCGAACACTTCGGCATGCCCTTCGACCGCAACCCCGACGGCACGATCTACCAGCGTCCGTTCGGCGGCCACACGGCCAACTACGGCGAGAAGCCGGTGCAGCGCGCCTGCGCCGCGGCCGATCGGACCGGCCACGCGATGCTGCACACGCTCTACCAGAAGAACGTCGAGGCCCGCACGCAGTTCTTCGTCGAATGGATGGCGCTCGACCTGATCCGCGACGCCGAAGGCGACGTGGTCGGCGTGACCGCGCTGGAAATGGAAACTGGCGACCTGCACATCCTGCAGGCCAAGACCGTGCTGCTGGCCACCGGCGGCGCCGGCCGGATCTTCCAGGCCTCGACCAACGCCTTCATCAACACCGGCGACGGCCTGGGCATGGCCGCGCGTTCGGGCATTCCGCTGCAGGACATGGAGTTCTGGCAGTTCCACCCGACCGGCGTGGCCGGTGCCGGCGTGCTGCTGACCGAAGGCTGCCGCGGCGAAGGCGCCATCCTGCTCAACAGCAACGGCGAACGCTTCATGGAGCGCTATGCGCCGACCATGAAGGACCTGGCACCACGCGACTTCGTGTCGCGCTCGATGGACCAGGAGATCAAGGAAGGTCGCGGCTGTGGTCCCAACAAGGACTACATCCACATGAAGCTCGACCACCTGGGCGCCGACACCATCCACAAGCGGCTGCCCTCGGTGTACGAAATCGGCATCAACTTCGCGAACGTCGACGTCACGAAGGAGCCGATCCCGGTCGTGCCGACCATCCACTACCAGATGGGCGGCATCCCGACCAACATCAACGGCCAGGTCGTGCTGCAGGATGCGGACAACCAGAGCGTGGCGGTCAACGGGCTCTACGCCGTGGGCGAATGCTCATGCGTGAGCGTGCACGGCGCCAACCGCCTGGGCACCAACTCGCTGCTCGACCTGCTGGTCTTCGGCCGCGCGGCGGGCAACCACATCGTCCAGTTCAACGACAAGCTGAAAGAGCACAAGCCGCTGCCCGCCGATGCGGCCGACCGCACGCTGGAGCGCCTGAACCAGCTCGAGGCCTCGACCAGCGGCGAGTACGCGCAGGACGTGGCCAACGAGATCCGCACCGTGATGCAGCAGCACGCGGCGGTGTTCCGCAAGCAGGCATCCATGAACGAAGGCGTAGGCAAGATCGCCCAGGTGCGCGAGCGCGTCAAGGCGATCACGCTCAAGGACAAGTCGCGCGTGTTCAACACCGCGCGCATCGAAGCGCTGGAAGTCGACAACCTGATCGAAGTGGCCCAGGCCACGATGATCTCCGCAGCAGCCCGCACCGAATGCCGCGGCGCCCACACGGTGGAAGACTACGAACGCCCCGCCGACGACCCGGTCGCCCCGCTGGGCCGCGACGACAAGAACTGGATGAAGCACACGCTGTGGTACAGCGAAGGCAACCGCCTGGCCTACAAACCCGTCCGTTTGAAGCCCCTGACCGTCGACAGCGTGCCGCCCAAGGTCCGTACGTTCTAA
- a CDS encoding succinate dehydrogenase iron-sulfur subunit, translating to MKRTFQIYRYDPDKDAKPYMQTIEIELDGHERMLLDALMKLKAQDPTLSFRRSCREGVCGSDAMNINGKNGLACLTNMNTLKGTVVLKPLPGLPVIRDLIVDMTQFFKQYNSIKPYLQNDNVPPEKERLQSPEEREELDGLYECILCASCSTSCPSFWWNPDKFVGPAGLLQAYRFIADSRDEATAERLDNLEDPYRLFRCHTIMNCVDVCPKNLNPTKAIGKIKELMVRRAI from the coding sequence ATGAAGCGCACATTCCAGATCTATCGCTACGACCCGGACAAGGACGCGAAGCCCTACATGCAGACCATCGAGATCGAACTCGACGGCCACGAACGCATGCTGCTCGACGCCCTGATGAAGCTCAAGGCGCAGGACCCGACGCTGTCGTTCCGCCGCTCCTGCCGCGAAGGCGTCTGCGGCTCCGACGCGATGAACATCAACGGCAAGAACGGTCTGGCCTGCCTGACCAACATGAACACGCTCAAGGGCACCGTCGTGCTCAAGCCGCTGCCCGGCCTGCCGGTGATCCGCGACCTGATCGTCGACATGACGCAGTTCTTCAAGCAGTACAACTCGATCAAGCCGTACCTGCAGAACGACAACGTGCCGCCCGAGAAGGAACGCCTGCAGAGCCCCGAAGAGCGTGAAGAGCTCGACGGCCTCTACGAGTGCATCCTGTGCGCGAGCTGCTCGACGAGCTGCCCGAGCTTCTGGTGGAATCCGGACAAGTTCGTCGGCCCCGCCGGTCTGCTGCAGGCCTACCGCTTCATCGCCGACAGCCGCGACGAAGCCACCGCCGAGCGCCTGGACAACCTCGAAGATCCGTACCGCCTGTTCCGCTGCCACACGATCATGAACTGCGTGGACGTGTGCCCAAAGAACTTGAATCCGACGAAGGCCATCGGCAAGATCAAGGAACTGATGGTGCGTCGCGCCATCTGA
- a CDS encoding FAD assembly factor SdhE, whose translation MHAAADLDQPLDVRALSKLKWRTRRGLLENDLFIARFFEQHESRLTVRQAKAMETLMDLSDHDLLDLLLQRKEPEPAWAGADVVELLRLMRV comes from the coding sequence ATGCACGCCGCCGCCGACCTCGACCAGCCGCTGGACGTTCGCGCGCTCAGCAAGCTGAAATGGCGCACGCGTCGCGGCCTGCTGGAAAACGACCTTTTCATTGCACGCTTCTTCGAGCAGCACGAAAGCCGCCTGACCGTGCGCCAGGCCAAGGCGATGGAGACATTGATGGATCTGTCGGATCACGATCTGCTCGACCTCCTTTTGCAGCGAAAGGAGCCCGAGCCCGCATGGGCCGGGGCGGACGTGGTCGAACTGCTGCGGCTGATGCGCGTCTGA
- the gltA gene encoding citrate synthase → MKASDTKATLSFSNGGDNVDLPVYKGTMGPDVIDIRKLYAQTGMFTYDPGFMSTASCQSAITYIDGDKGELLYRGYPIEQLATNCDFLETCHLLLYGELPDADKKRDFTKLVSNHTMVNEQMQFFLRGFRRDAHPMAIMTGLVGALSAFYHDSTDINNPKHREIAAIRLIAKMPTLVAMAYKYTIGQPYMYPRNDLSYAGNFLHMMFATPCEEYKVSPVLERALDRIFTLHADHEQNASTSTVRLCGSSGTNPFAAIAAGVACLWGPAHGGANEAALNMLYDIQKAGGVEKIGEFIKQVKDKNSNVKLMGFGHRVYKNYDPRAKLMQETCKEVLSELGLENDPLFKLAMALEKIALEDEYFVSRKLYPNVDFYSGIVQRAIGIPVPLFTAVFALARTVGWIAQLNEMIGDPEYKIGRPRQLFEGSTPRDVKPIAQR, encoded by the coding sequence ATGAAAGCCTCCGACACCAAAGCCACCCTGTCGTTCAGCAACGGCGGGGACAACGTCGACCTGCCGGTCTACAAGGGCACGATGGGCCCCGACGTGATCGACATCCGCAAGCTGTACGCACAGACCGGTATGTTCACGTACGACCCGGGCTTCATGTCGACGGCGTCGTGCCAGTCGGCCATCACGTACATCGACGGCGACAAGGGCGAATTGCTCTACCGCGGCTACCCGATCGAGCAACTCGCCACCAACTGCGACTTTCTCGAGACCTGCCACCTGCTGCTGTACGGAGAACTGCCGGACGCCGACAAGAAGCGGGACTTCACCAAGCTCGTGAGCAACCACACGATGGTCAACGAGCAGATGCAGTTCTTCCTGCGCGGTTTCCGCCGCGACGCGCACCCGATGGCCATCATGACCGGCCTGGTCGGCGCCCTGTCGGCCTTCTATCACGACAGCACGGACATCAACAACCCGAAGCACCGCGAGATCGCGGCGATCCGCCTGATCGCCAAGATGCCGACCCTGGTGGCCATGGCGTACAAGTACACGATCGGCCAGCCGTACATGTACCCGCGCAACGACCTGAGCTACGCGGGCAACTTCCTGCACATGATGTTCGCGACGCCGTGCGAAGAGTACAAGGTGAGCCCGGTGCTCGAGCGCGCGCTCGACCGCATCTTCACCCTGCACGCCGACCACGAACAGAACGCATCGACCTCGACCGTGCGCCTGTGCGGCTCGTCGGGCACCAACCCCTTCGCGGCGATCGCAGCGGGCGTGGCCTGCCTCTGGGGCCCGGCGCACGGCGGCGCCAACGAGGCGGCGCTCAACATGCTCTACGACATCCAGAAGGCGGGCGGCGTTGAGAAGATCGGCGAGTTCATCAAGCAGGTGAAGGACAAGAACTCCAACGTCAAGCTGATGGGCTTCGGCCACCGCGTGTACAAGAACTACGACCCGCGCGCCAAGCTGATGCAGGAAACCTGCAAGGAAGTGCTGAGCGAACTGGGCCTGGAAAACGACCCGCTCTTCAAGCTGGCCATGGCCCTCGAGAAGATCGCCCTGGAAGACGAGTACTTCGTGTCGCGCAAGCTCTACCCGAACGTCGACTTCTACTCGGGCATCGTGCAGCGCGCCATCGGCATCCCGGTGCCGCTGTTCACCGCCGTGTTCGCGCTGGCCCGCACGGTGGGCTGGATCGCTCAACTGAACGAGATGATCGGCGACCCGGAGTACAAGATCGGCCGTCCGCGCCAGCTGTTCGAAGGCTCGACCCCGCGCGACGTGAAGCCCATCGCCCAGCGTTGA
- a CDS encoding entericidin A/B family lipoprotein, which translates to MKKLTAMIAVVFAFGVPLAGCNTVKGAGQDIQKGGEKMEDAAKKRQ; encoded by the coding sequence ATGAAGAAACTTACCGCAATGATCGCCGTCGTCTTCGCATTCGGCGTGCCGCTGGCCGGCTGCAACACCGTCAAGGGCGCAGGTCAGGACATCCAGAAGGGTGGCGAGAAGATGGAAGACGCGGCCAAGAAGCGCCAGTAA
- a CDS encoding LysR substrate-binding domain-containing protein: MTASERTFARRIDLTSLQLYVAVCELGSIGRAAEREFIAASAISKRLSDLEATLGTPLLYRHARGVDLTPAGESLLHHARSVLYSLEKMQGELSEYADGVRGHVRVHANISAIVQFLPEDLGAFRRDHEEIKIDLEEHLSTEVLRAVHEGAADLGICHAGDGGSDLQSLPYRHDRLVLIVPADHALAGRNAIAFADSLDYDHVGLHTNSSIYVATRQAALDAGRSIKLRIHVTGLDAMCRMIENGLGIGVMPGHAFELMRGGIGQRLVSVELTDAWARREIRLVARDFSTLPVAARALVAHLQASGAASEQETLGLAA; encoded by the coding sequence GTGACCGCGTCCGAACGGACCTTCGCCCGCCGAATCGACCTGACCTCGCTCCAGCTCTACGTGGCGGTGTGCGAGCTGGGCAGCATCGGGCGCGCGGCGGAGCGGGAGTTCATCGCGGCGTCGGCCATCAGCAAGCGGCTGTCCGACCTCGAGGCCACGCTGGGCACGCCGCTCTTGTATCGCCATGCGCGCGGGGTCGACCTCACACCCGCCGGCGAGAGCCTGCTGCACCACGCGCGTTCGGTGCTCTACAGCCTGGAGAAGATGCAGGGCGAACTGAGCGAATACGCCGACGGCGTGCGCGGCCACGTTCGGGTGCACGCGAACATCTCGGCCATCGTGCAGTTCCTGCCGGAGGATCTGGGCGCCTTTCGCCGCGACCACGAAGAAATCAAGATCGATCTCGAGGAGCATCTGAGCACCGAGGTGCTGCGCGCGGTGCACGAGGGCGCGGCCGACCTGGGCATCTGCCACGCCGGCGACGGCGGCAGCGACCTGCAGAGCCTGCCCTACCGGCACGACCGGCTCGTGCTGATCGTGCCGGCCGACCACGCATTGGCCGGCCGCAACGCGATCGCCTTCGCGGATTCGCTGGACTACGACCACGTCGGCCTGCACACGAACAGCTCGATCTATGTGGCCACGCGACAGGCCGCGCTGGACGCGGGCCGCAGCATCAAGCTGCGCATCCACGTGACCGGCCTCGATGCCATGTGCCGGATGATCGAGAACGGCCTGGGCATCGGCGTGATGCCGGGCCATGCCTTCGAGCTGATGCGCGGCGGCATCGGCCAGCGGCTGGTCAGCGTCGAGCTGACCGACGCCTGGGCGCGCCGCGAGATCCGGCTCGTCGCGCGCGATTTCTCGACGCTGCCGGTGGCCGCGCGTGCGCTGGTGGCGCACCTGCAGGCATCCGGCGCCGCCTCCGAACAAGAAACGCTCGGGCTCGCCGCCTGA
- the leuC gene encoding 3-isopropylmalate dehydratase large subunit, with translation MARTLYDKLWDEHVVHTEEDGTSILYIDRHLVHEVTSPQAFEGLRVAGRKLWRISSVVATADHNTPTTHWELGYDGITDPISKEQITTLDSNIAEFGAAAFYPFLSKRQGIVHVIGPESGATLPGMTVVCGDSHTSTHGAFGALAHGIGTSEVEHVMATQTLLAKKAKNLLVKVEGKLPMGCTAKDIVLAIIGRIGTAGGTGYTIEFAGSAIRDLSMEGRMTVCNMAIEAGARAGLVAVDEKTIAYVKGRPLAPTGVEWDHAVTYWKTLQSDPGAHFDQVVELDATQILPQVTWGTSPEMVMPIDGRVPDPDKEKDANKRGAIERALVYMGLEPNKPMNDIFIDKVFIGSCTNSRIEDMREAAAVVKKLGQKVAKNVKLAMVVPGSGLVKEQAEREGLDLIFKAAGFEWREPGCSMCLAMNADRLEPGERCASTSNRNFEGRQGAGGRTHLVSPAMAAAAAVHGHFVDVRQFA, from the coding sequence ATGGCACGCACGCTCTACGACAAGCTCTGGGACGAACACGTCGTCCACACCGAGGAAGACGGCACGTCGATCCTCTACATCGACCGGCACCTGGTGCACGAAGTGACCAGCCCCCAGGCCTTCGAGGGCCTGCGCGTGGCCGGCCGGAAGCTCTGGCGCATCAGCTCGGTGGTGGCCACCGCCGACCACAACACGCCGACGACCCACTGGGAGCTCGGCTACGACGGCATCACCGACCCGATCAGCAAGGAACAGATCACCACGCTCGACAGCAACATCGCCGAGTTCGGTGCCGCCGCCTTCTATCCGTTCCTCTCCAAGCGCCAGGGCATCGTGCACGTGATCGGCCCCGAGTCGGGTGCCACGCTGCCGGGCATGACGGTGGTGTGCGGCGACTCGCACACCTCCACGCACGGCGCCTTCGGCGCGCTGGCGCACGGCATCGGCACCAGCGAGGTCGAGCACGTGATGGCCACGCAGACGCTGCTGGCCAAGAAGGCCAAGAACCTGTTGGTGAAGGTCGAAGGCAAGCTGCCGATGGGCTGCACCGCCAAGGACATCGTGCTGGCGATCATCGGCCGCATCGGCACCGCCGGCGGCACGGGCTACACGATCGAGTTCGCCGGCTCCGCCATCCGCGACCTGAGCATGGAAGGCCGCATGACGGTGTGCAACATGGCGATCGAGGCCGGTGCGCGCGCGGGCCTCGTCGCGGTGGACGAGAAGACCATCGCCTATGTGAAGGGCCGTCCCCTGGCGCCCACCGGCGTCGAATGGGACCACGCCGTGACGTACTGGAAGACGCTGCAGTCGGACCCCGGCGCGCACTTCGACCAGGTGGTCGAACTCGACGCGACGCAGATCCTGCCGCAGGTCACCTGGGGCACCTCGCCCGAGATGGTGATGCCCATCGACGGCCGCGTGCCCGACCCCGACAAGGAAAAGGACGCCAACAAGCGCGGCGCCATCGAGCGTGCCCTGGTCTACATGGGTCTCGAGCCGAACAAGCCGATGAACGACATCTTCATCGACAAGGTGTTCATCGGCTCCTGCACCAACAGCCGCATCGAGGACATGCGTGAAGCCGCTGCGGTCGTGAAGAAGCTCGGCCAGAAGGTCGCGAAGAACGTCAAGCTCGCGATGGTCGTGCCGGGCTCGGGCCTGGTGAAGGAACAGGCCGAGCGCGAAGGCCTCGACCTCATCTTCAAGGCCGCCGGCTTCGAGTGGCGCGAACCGGGCTGCTCGATGTGCTTGGCCATGAACGCCGACCGGCTGGAGCCGGGCGAGCGCTGCGCCAGCACCAGCAACCGCAACTTCGAAGGCCGGCAGGGTGCCGGCGGCCGCACGCACCTGGTGAGCCCGGCGATGGCCGCCGCCGCCGCGGTGCACGGCCATTTCGTCGACGTCCGCCAATTCGCCTGA
- the leuD gene encoding 3-isopropylmalate dehydratase small subunit codes for MQKFTVHKGLVAPMDRENVDTDAIIPKQFLKSIKKTGFGPNLFDEWRYLDHGEPGQDPASRKPNPDFVLNQPRYAGASVLLARKNFGCGSSREHAPWALDQYGFRAIIAPSYADIFFNNSFKNGLLPIVLPEAQVAQLFDETFAFPGYTLTVDLERQVIVKPDGTELGFEVQAFRKYCLINGLDDIGLTLQKRDKIKAFETERLATKPWLAKASLV; via the coding sequence ATGCAGAAATTCACCGTGCACAAGGGCCTCGTGGCACCGATGGACCGCGAGAACGTCGACACCGACGCGATCATTCCCAAGCAGTTCCTGAAGTCGATCAAGAAGACCGGCTTCGGCCCGAACCTCTTCGACGAGTGGCGCTATCTCGACCACGGCGAGCCGGGCCAGGACCCGGCCAGCCGCAAGCCGAACCCGGACTTCGTGCTGAACCAGCCGCGCTACGCGGGCGCCTCGGTGCTGCTGGCGCGCAAGAACTTCGGCTGCGGTTCCTCGCGCGAGCATGCGCCGTGGGCACTCGACCAGTACGGCTTTCGCGCCATCATCGCGCCGAGCTATGCCGACATCTTCTTCAACAACAGCTTCAAGAACGGCCTGCTGCCGATCGTGCTGCCCGAGGCGCAGGTCGCCCAGTTGTTCGACGAGACCTTCGCGTTCCCGGGCTACACGCTCACGGTCGACCTGGAACGCCAGGTGATCGTCAAGCCGGACGGCACCGAGCTCGGCTTCGAGGTGCAGGCCTTCCGCAAGTACTGCCTGATCAACGGCCTCGACGACATCGGCCTCACGCTGCAGAAGAGGGACAAGATCAAGGCCTTCGAAACCGAGCGACTCGCCACCAAGCCGTGGCTGGCCAAGGCTTCGCTGGTGTGA
- the leuB gene encoding 3-isopropylmalate dehydrogenase — translation MKIAVLPGDGIGTEIVAEAIRVLDALELDFEMETALVGGAAYDAHGHPLPEATLKLAKEADAVLFGAVGDWKYDKLERQFRPEQAILGLRKNLGLFANFRPAICYEQLVGASSLKPELISGLDILIIRELTGDIYFGQPRGRRTAVDGHFPGAEEAFDTMRYSRPEVERIARVAFEAARKRSKRVTSVDKANVLETFQFWKDIVTEVGKEYPDVALDHMYVDNAAMQLVKEPKKFDVVVTGNMFGDILSDEAAMLTGSIGMLPSASLNASSQGLYEPSHGSAPDIAGKGVANPLATILSAAMMLRFSLQQPEAADRIESAVKSVLASGLRTGDIWSEGTKRVGTREMGDAVVAAITKKTITG, via the coding sequence ATGAAAATCGCAGTCCTCCCCGGCGACGGCATCGGCACCGAAATCGTCGCGGAAGCCATCCGCGTGCTCGACGCGCTCGAGCTCGATTTCGAGATGGAAACCGCCCTGGTGGGCGGCGCCGCCTACGACGCGCATGGCCATCCGCTGCCCGAGGCCACGCTGAAGCTGGCCAAGGAAGCCGACGCGGTGCTGTTCGGCGCCGTCGGCGACTGGAAGTACGACAAGCTCGAGCGCCAGTTCCGCCCCGAGCAGGCCATCCTCGGCCTGCGCAAGAACCTGGGCCTGTTCGCCAACTTCCGGCCGGCCATCTGCTACGAGCAGTTGGTGGGCGCGTCGAGCCTGAAGCCGGAATTGATCTCGGGCCTCGACATCCTGATCATTCGCGAGCTGACCGGCGACATCTACTTCGGCCAGCCGCGCGGCCGGCGCACCGCCGTCGACGGGCACTTCCCCGGGGCCGAGGAAGCCTTCGACACGATGCGCTATTCGCGCCCCGAGGTCGAGCGCATCGCCCGCGTGGCCTTCGAGGCCGCCCGCAAGCGCAGCAAGCGCGTGACCAGCGTCGACAAGGCCAACGTGCTCGAGACCTTCCAGTTCTGGAAGGACATCGTGACCGAGGTCGGCAAGGAGTACCCGGACGTCGCGCTCGACCACATGTACGTCGACAACGCCGCCATGCAGCTGGTCAAGGAACCGAAGAAGTTCGATGTGGTGGTCACCGGCAACATGTTCGGCGACATCCTGTCCGACGAGGCCGCCATGCTGACCGGCTCGATCGGCATGCTGCCCTCGGCGTCGCTCAATGCCAGCAGCCAGGGCCTGTACGAGCCCAGCCACGGCAGCGCGCCCGACATTGCCGGCAAGGGGGTTGCCAACCCATTGGCTACAATCCTGTCTGCTGCCATGATGCTCCGCTTCTCCCTCCAACAACCCGAAGCTGCCGACCGAATCGAGTCGGCGGTCAAGTCGGTGCTCGCCTCCGGGCTGCGCACGGGCGACATCTGGTCGGAAGGCACGAAGCGGGTCGGCACCCGCGAGATGGGCGACGCGGTCGTTGCAGCGATCACCAAAAAGACGATTACCGGCTAA
- the asd gene encoding aspartate-semialdehyde dehydrogenase: MANASQPLVGLVGWRGMVGSVLMDRMQAEGDFGLIEPMFFSTSNAGGKAPAMAKNETALKDAHDIESLKKCDIVITCQGGDYTSEVFPKLRAAGWNGHWIDAASTLRMKDDAIIVLDPVNLPVIQNALAKGGKNWIGGNCTVSCMLMGVGALYKAGLVEWMTSMTYQAASGGGAQHMRELLTQFGTLNAEVRALLDDPKSAILEIDRKVLHKQQSLSAAETANFGAPLGGSLIPWIDKDLGLGKSQDDAEWGMSKEEWKGGAETNKILGQGAGFGTAATPVDGFCVRVGAMRCHSQALTFKLKKNVPLADIEALIAADNEWVQVVPNTREATVKDLTPVAVTGTMNIPVGRLRKLAMGPEYLGAFTIGDQLLWGAAEPLRRMLRILLDA, encoded by the coding sequence ATGGCGAACGCATCTCAACCTCTGGTCGGCCTCGTGGGCTGGCGCGGCATGGTCGGCTCGGTCCTGATGGACCGCATGCAGGCCGAAGGCGACTTCGGGCTCATCGAGCCGATGTTCTTCTCGACCTCCAACGCCGGCGGCAAGGCCCCGGCGATGGCCAAGAACGAGACGGCCCTGAAGGACGCGCACGACATCGAGTCGCTCAAGAAGTGCGACATCGTCATCACCTGTCAGGGCGGCGACTACACCAGCGAGGTCTTCCCCAAGCTGCGCGCCGCCGGCTGGAACGGCCACTGGATCGACGCCGCCTCCACGCTGCGCATGAAGGACGACGCGATCATCGTGCTCGACCCGGTGAACCTGCCGGTCATCCAGAACGCGCTCGCCAAGGGCGGCAAGAACTGGATCGGCGGCAACTGCACCGTGAGCTGCATGCTGATGGGCGTGGGCGCCCTCTACAAGGCCGGCCTGGTCGAGTGGATGACCAGCATGACCTACCAGGCCGCGTCCGGGGGCGGCGCGCAGCACATGCGTGAGCTGCTGACGCAGTTCGGCACGCTCAACGCCGAAGTGCGCGCCCTGCTGGACGACCCGAAGTCCGCCATACTCGAGATCGACCGCAAGGTGCTGCACAAGCAGCAGAGCCTCAGCGCGGCCGAAACCGCCAATTTCGGCGCACCGCTCGGCGGTTCGCTGATCCCCTGGATCGACAAGGACCTGGGCCTGGGCAAGAGCCAGGACGACGCCGAATGGGGCATGTCCAAGGAAGAATGGAAGGGCGGCGCCGAAACCAACAAGATCCTGGGCCAGGGCGCCGGCTTCGGTACGGCCGCCACGCCAGTCGACGGTTTCTGCGTGCGTGTCGGCGCCATGCGCTGCCACAGCCAGGCACTGACCTTCAAGCTCAAGAAGAACGTGCCGCTGGCGGACATCGAGGCGCTGATCGCGGCCGACAACGAATGGGTCCAGGTCGTTCCCAACACCCGGGAAGCCACCGTCAAGGACCTGACGCCCGTCGCCGTCACCGGCACCATGAACATTCCGGTCGGCCGGCTGCGGAAGCTGGCGATGGGGCCGGAGTACCTGGGCGCCTTCACCATCGGCGACCAGTTGCTCTGGGGCGCTGCGGAGCCGCTGCGCCGCATGTTGCGCATCCTGCTGGACGCGTAA